A portion of the Bacillus thuringiensis genome contains these proteins:
- the gerPD gene encoding spore germination protein GerPD, producing MNLNVVNRELKVGQIKMNGVSSSALFLIGDANLLILSSILDTPFETVTEGPFVPLVTDVPPTPG from the coding sequence ATGAACCTTAACGTTGTAAACCGTGAGTTAAAAGTCGGACAGATTAAAATGAACGGTGTATCGTCGTCCGCACTCTTTTTAATTGGAGATGCCAATCTCCTCATTCTATCTTCTATTCTCGATACACCATTCGAAACTGTTACAGAGGGACCATTTGTACCATTAGTAACAGATGTCCCTCCTACTCCAGGTTAA
- a CDS encoding YisL family protein, with protein sequence MVHMHITAWALGLILFFVAYSLYSAGRKGKGVHMGLRLVYIFIIVTGFMLYMSIVKTATGSMHMWYGLKMLAGILVIGGMEMVLVKMSKNKPTGAVWGLFIVALVAVLYLGLKLPLGWYVFK encoded by the coding sequence ATGGTACATATGCATATTACAGCATGGGCGTTAGGTTTAATTTTATTCTTCGTTGCGTATTCACTTTATTCAGCAGGGAGAAAAGGTAAAGGTGTACATATGGGGCTTCGCCTAGTGTATATCTTCATTATTGTGACAGGCTTCATGTTGTACATGAGTATTGTAAAGACAGCAACAGGTAGCATGCACATGTGGTACGGCTTAAAAATGTTAGCTGGTATTTTAGTTATCGGTGGAATGGAAATGGTTCTTGTAAAAATGAGCAAAAACAAACCAACAGGGGCGGTTTGGGGCTTATTTATTGTTGCGTTAGTAGCGGTATTATACTTAGGACTAAAATTACCGCTTGGCTGGTACGTATTTAAATAA
- a CDS encoding DUF2777 domain-containing protein: protein MIQRNHILYNQPRAHTVGNVEYINNEWVFFDDENDEAFLLEDIAEDGFEILYNSNWLPARFYEQDILQIANEQHHLQNGEMIRIRKKLLLSYNEWLEELPDSVFTLLTESLQSLHYSLYDCMYCHNYLSFLPKEESRVGVNILLFDNEEMICTLQHHFVRHTTSNKNMFRFTKVNGEELHIDAT from the coding sequence ATGATACAACGTAACCATATTTTATATAACCAGCCCCGCGCTCATACAGTCGGTAATGTAGAATATATAAACAATGAATGGGTATTCTTTGATGATGAAAATGATGAAGCATTTTTATTAGAAGATATTGCCGAAGATGGTTTTGAGATTTTATATAACAGCAACTGGCTACCAGCTCGTTTCTATGAACAAGATATATTACAAATTGCCAACGAACAACACCACCTGCAAAACGGGGAAATGATACGTATTCGAAAAAAATTACTTCTTAGCTATAATGAATGGCTCGAAGAATTACCTGACTCCGTCTTCACATTATTAACCGAATCATTGCAATCACTTCACTACTCTTTATATGATTGCATGTATTGTCATAATTATTTATCCTTCTTGCCGAAAGAGGAGTCACGCGTAGGAGTAAACATTCTTCTATTTGATAACGAAGAAATGATTTGTACACTGCAGCACCATTTCGTCCGTCACACTACATCCAATAAAAATATGTTTCGTTTTACGAAAGTAAACGGAGAAGAGTTGCATATCGATGCAACTTAA
- a CDS encoding fumarylacetoacetate hydrolase family protein: MRFVTAKKEEKVFVGIVDEEEEKVLHLREAQRQKGEKVTIPITMLECIERGTECFEKVCEIVNWAKENGEAAYYPLTEVKILAPIPRPRKNILCVGKNYREHAVEMGGVESIPENIMIFTKAPTTVIGINEQINGHPHATDELDYEGELAIIIGKRGKQIKKEKALEHVFGYTIINDVTARDIQRKHKQFFLGKSFDTFCPMGPYLIHKSVVNAPNELHIETVVNGEVRQTSNTNKMIFSIEEIISTISKGMTLEPGDIIATGTPAGVGKGFTPPKFLHAGDEVVITVEGIGTLRNVVK; this comes from the coding sequence TTGCGTTTTGTAACGGCGAAGAAAGAAGAAAAGGTATTTGTAGGTATTGTGGATGAAGAAGAAGAAAAGGTATTACACTTAAGAGAAGCGCAAAGACAAAAAGGGGAAAAGGTTACAATCCCTATTACAATGTTAGAGTGTATTGAAAGAGGGACTGAATGCTTTGAGAAAGTATGTGAAATTGTAAATTGGGCAAAAGAGAACGGGGAAGCGGCGTATTATCCGTTAACAGAGGTGAAAATATTAGCGCCGATTCCAAGGCCAAGAAAGAATATTTTGTGCGTTGGAAAAAACTATCGTGAGCATGCGGTAGAAATGGGCGGAGTAGAGTCTATTCCAGAAAATATAATGATCTTTACGAAAGCACCAACAACAGTTATTGGCATAAATGAGCAAATTAATGGTCATCCTCACGCAACGGACGAACTAGATTACGAAGGAGAACTAGCTATCATTATTGGTAAGCGAGGGAAGCAAATTAAAAAAGAAAAAGCGCTTGAGCATGTTTTTGGTTATACGATTATAAATGATGTAACAGCTCGAGACATTCAAAGAAAACATAAACAGTTTTTCCTTGGGAAAAGCTTCGATACATTTTGCCCGATGGGACCGTATTTAATTCATAAATCGGTGGTTAATGCGCCGAATGAATTACACATTGAAACGGTAGTAAATGGAGAAGTAAGGCAAACTTCCAACACAAATAAAATGATTTTTTCGATAGAAGAAATTATTTCAACGATAAGCAAAGGAATGACTTTAGAACCAGGCGATATTATCGCAACAGGAACCCCGGCTGGTGTCGGAAAAGGTTTTACACCACCGAAGTTTTTACATGCTGGTGATGAAGTGGTCATTACAGTAGAAGGAATTGGTACTTTGCGAAATGTAGTGAAATAA
- the gerPA gene encoding spore germination protein GerPA — protein MPAMVGHIRIVNIGSSGIFHIGDVFAIRPISYSRAFAGAGSFNVGDNVSVYNYQSATTVNDSDVIDQAIIGST, from the coding sequence ATGCCAGCTATGGTCGGACATATCCGCATCGTCAATATTGGATCAAGTGGTATTTTTCATATCGGAGATGTATTTGCGATTAGGCCTATTAGTTACTCACGCGCTTTCGCCGGGGCCGGCTCTTTCAACGTTGGAGATAACGTTTCTGTCTACAATTATCAAAGTGCAACGACTGTCAACGATTCAGATGTAATCGATCAAGCGATAATTGGCTCAACTTAA
- a CDS encoding spore germination protein GerPE, whose amino-acid sequence MLHHVSIVQNVSIISLGITAVFQVGDANQMELKSRALAVHREIPCYIRGEGRFDAFEIFTDEHITIPKRTTDVKLNIVNECPFIEVNNVELRTLLNSGCFQIGNVDYVFNNSRIMQIRQYITDEPSAQ is encoded by the coding sequence ATGTTGCATCATGTGTCCATTGTCCAAAATGTTTCTATTATTTCTTTAGGGATTACTGCCGTATTTCAAGTTGGAGATGCAAACCAAATGGAATTAAAAAGTAGAGCTCTTGCCGTCCACCGTGAAATTCCTTGTTATATAAGGGGAGAAGGTCGCTTTGATGCTTTTGAAATCTTTACAGATGAACACATTACAATTCCAAAACGAACGACAGATGTAAAATTAAACATTGTAAATGAATGCCCTTTTATTGAAGTTAATAATGTTGAATTGCGGACACTTTTAAATTCTGGTTGCTTTCAAATTGGAAATGTTGATTATGTTTTTAATAACTCTCGTATTATGCAAATCCGCCAATATATTACGGATGAACCTTCCGCACAATAA
- the gerPC gene encoding spore germination protein GerPC, which produces MNQDIYTYLHQLQQALQTQQAAILNLEDQVRQLQEELNELKNRPSSSVGKVEYKFDQLKVENLNGTLNIGLNPFSAKGQQIEDFQVDTETLKVNPETETNPDFYQGILQEMHRYLDEEAYNRILHFEQEERTPLDEMYRQMMVDDIKKQMEHRLPYYLSQVQSYEGISTDPDYLRDIIIQAMKQDIDKAFLSFIQHIPGNFRKE; this is translated from the coding sequence ATGAATCAAGATATATATACTTACTTACACCAACTTCAACAAGCTCTTCAAACACAACAAGCAGCCATCCTGAATTTAGAAGATCAAGTACGCCAACTCCAAGAAGAGCTTAACGAATTAAAAAATCGCCCCTCCTCTTCTGTAGGAAAAGTGGAATACAAATTCGATCAATTAAAAGTCGAAAATTTAAATGGTACTTTAAATATTGGCTTAAATCCATTTTCAGCAAAAGGACAACAAATTGAAGATTTTCAAGTGGATACAGAAACATTGAAGGTAAATCCTGAAACCGAAACAAACCCAGACTTTTATCAAGGTATCCTCCAAGAAATGCATCGATACTTAGATGAAGAAGCATATAATCGTATTCTACATTTTGAACAAGAAGAGAGAACACCGCTTGATGAAATGTATCGACAAATGATGGTGGATGACATAAAAAAACAGATGGAGCATCGCCTCCCTTATTATTTATCACAAGTTCAATCATATGAAGGTATTTCAACAGATCCAGATTATTTACGAGATATCATTATTCAGGCAATGAAACAAGATATTGACAAAGCCTTTCTCTCCTTTATTCAGCACATACCGGGAAATTTCCGAAAGGAGTAA
- a CDS encoding aspartyl-phosphate phosphatase Spo0E family protein produces MFEQAIEKKREKMIYFAERYGMTSQRTVDCSQELDRLLNVICHVHTDFHPTQTFNTHAQ; encoded by the coding sequence ATGTTTGAGCAAGCTATTGAAAAAAAACGTGAAAAAATGATCTATTTTGCTGAACGCTACGGAATGACTTCTCAAAGAACAGTGGATTGTAGCCAAGAACTGGACAGGCTCTTAAATGTAATTTGTCATGTACATACGGATTTCCACCCTACTCAAACGTTCAACACACACGCGCAATAA
- the asnB gene encoding asparagine synthase (glutamine-hydrolyzing), which produces MCGITGWVDYKRSLEGERDVVTKMAETLAKRGPDDNKVWIKGNVAFGHKRLIVVDPEGGKQPMTCLKDETNYAICYNGELYNTEDIRKELLRRGYTFKGHSDTEVLLASYIEWKEECVDHLNGIYAFAVWDEQKEQVFIARDRLGVKPLFYKYDSGRLLFGSELKAILAHPDVKAEVTLEGLSEIFGLGPSRTPGHGIYAGIKELRPGHAMTFSKNGLCIWRYWNVESKKHEDSFEETVEKTRFLLQDAITRQLVSDVPLCTFLSGGVDSSAITAIAAKEYERSGKGQLHTYSVDYEDNDKYFKANAFQPNSDAPFINLMTETFQTTHHRCVISNEKLAEYLTEAVLVRDLPGMADIDSSLLWFCREIKQDFVVGLSGECADEIFGGYPWFYREDDLQSSAFPWMRSTEAREQLLKKEWRNKLNLQQYVQRRYEESIQEVPILEGESPLEAKRRQLFYLNMVWFMTTLLDRKDRMSMGASLEVRVPFADHRLVEYAWNIPWEMKMYKNREKGLLRKALEDVLPHDILYRKKSPYPKTHNPHYTKAVTVWLQNLLTDKGSILHELFDKEQLNGLIQSGGSAFQTPWFGQLMTGPQLLAHLAQIHVWFKEYGVNIKE; this is translated from the coding sequence ATGTGCGGGATTACAGGATGGGTGGATTATAAACGCTCATTAGAAGGAGAAAGAGATGTCGTTACGAAAATGGCTGAGACGTTAGCGAAACGTGGTCCGGATGATAATAAAGTTTGGATTAAAGGCAATGTCGCATTTGGGCATAAACGATTAATCGTTGTTGACCCTGAGGGCGGGAAACAACCGATGACTTGTTTAAAAGATGAAACGAATTACGCCATTTGCTATAACGGTGAACTTTATAACACAGAAGACATTCGAAAGGAATTATTAAGAAGAGGATATACGTTCAAAGGTCATTCTGATACAGAAGTATTATTAGCTTCTTATATTGAATGGAAAGAAGAATGTGTCGATCATTTAAACGGTATATATGCGTTTGCTGTATGGGATGAACAGAAAGAACAAGTATTTATTGCGCGAGATCGACTAGGTGTAAAACCGCTATTTTATAAATATGATAGTGGGCGATTGCTATTTGGTTCAGAGTTAAAAGCGATACTGGCTCATCCAGATGTGAAGGCGGAAGTAACGTTAGAAGGGTTATCCGAAATATTCGGTCTTGGACCATCGAGGACACCTGGTCATGGTATTTATGCTGGTATAAAAGAATTACGTCCAGGTCATGCGATGACATTTTCAAAGAACGGTTTATGCATATGGAGATATTGGAATGTGGAAAGCAAAAAACATGAAGATTCCTTTGAAGAAACAGTAGAGAAAACACGCTTTTTATTACAAGATGCGATTACAAGGCAGCTTGTTTCTGATGTACCACTATGTACTTTTTTATCAGGTGGTGTAGATTCGAGCGCTATTACAGCTATTGCAGCGAAAGAATACGAGAGATCAGGAAAAGGGCAATTACACACATATTCTGTTGATTACGAAGATAATGACAAATACTTTAAAGCGAATGCGTTCCAGCCAAATTCAGATGCTCCGTTTATTAATTTAATGACTGAGACATTTCAAACAACCCATCATCGCTGCGTCATTTCGAATGAAAAATTAGCAGAGTATTTAACTGAAGCAGTACTCGTTCGGGATTTGCCTGGTATGGCAGATATCGATTCGTCATTATTATGGTTTTGTCGTGAAATTAAACAAGATTTTGTCGTCGGTTTATCTGGGGAATGTGCAGATGAAATATTTGGTGGATATCCGTGGTTTTATAGAGAAGATGATTTACAATCGAGTGCCTTTCCGTGGATGCGCTCTACAGAAGCACGTGAACAACTGCTAAAGAAAGAATGGAGAAATAAATTAAATTTACAACAATATGTACAAAGGCGCTATGAAGAGTCGATTCAAGAAGTTCCTATTTTAGAGGGAGAAAGTCCACTAGAAGCAAAAAGACGCCAATTATTTTATTTAAATATGGTATGGTTTATGACAACATTATTAGACAGAAAAGACCGCATGAGTATGGGGGCAAGTTTAGAAGTACGTGTTCCATTTGCAGATCATCGTCTTGTCGAATATGCGTGGAATATTCCTTGGGAAATGAAAATGTATAAAAACCGCGAAAAAGGTCTATTACGTAAAGCGTTAGAAGATGTACTTCCACATGACATCTTATATAGAAAGAAGAGTCCTTATCCGAAAACGCACAATCCACACTATACAAAAGCAGTAACAGTATGGCTTCAAAATCTATTAACGGATAAAGGTTCAATTTTACACGAATTGTTTGATAAAGAGCAGTTGAACGGATTAATTCAGTCTGGTGGCAGTGCATTTCAAACACCATGGTTTGGTCAATTGATGACTGGGCCACAGCTTTTAGCTCATTTAGCACAAATTCACGTTTGGTTTAAAGAATATGGGGTAAATATTAAGGAATAA
- a CDS encoding RNA polymerase alpha subunit C-terminal domain-containing protein encodes MTTLRTCEQGHEYYKSSDCPTCPTCEKERKPKEGFLSLLSAPARRALEHRGIQTVEELSKYSEKEILKLHGMGPASLPKLRHALEESGLSFK; translated from the coding sequence ATGACAACGTTAAGAACTTGTGAACAGGGACACGAGTACTATAAAAGTAGCGATTGTCCAACTTGCCCAACCTGTGAGAAAGAGAGAAAACCAAAAGAAGGTTTTCTCTCTCTTCTTTCAGCGCCAGCAAGAAGGGCATTAGAACACCGTGGAATTCAAACTGTAGAAGAACTCTCAAAATATAGTGAAAAAGAAATTTTAAAACTGCATGGTATGGGACCTGCGTCTTTGCCGAAGCTTAGACATGCTTTGGAGGAGAGCGGATTATCATTTAAATAA
- the katB gene encoding catalase KatB (Bacillus. Distinguish from KatB from KatA.) has protein sequence MNPNNRLTTNQGAPVGDNQNSRTAGRRGPVLLEDYHLVEKLAHFDRERIPERVVHARGAGAHGVFVTRNSMKQYTKAAFLQNEGTETPVFVRFSTVIHGQGSPETARDPRGFAVKFYTEEGNYDIVGNHLPVFFIRDAIKFPDMVHSLKPAPDTNIQTPDRYWDFMTLTPESTHMMTWVFSDYGTPASYREMEGFGVHSFKWINEEGKIVYIKYHWKPQQDVRNLNAKEVQEVQGKDFNHATRDLFDAIEKGSHPKWDLHVQVMQLDEMDSLDFDPLDPTKVWPEDRFPLIEVGTMTLNRNPKNFFAEVEQVAFSPSATVNGIEPSEDKLLQGRLFSYPDTQRYRLGANYLQIPVNCPYAAVNNQQRDGAMQMNQNPSTINYEPSRHTENPVEDKAYRDSTMKVEGYVSREKIEKPNDFKQAGERYRSFSKEEQANLIANLTNDLKDVNERTKLLAVCNFFRADQEYGMRLAQALNVDITQYVGNAPK, from the coding sequence ATGAATCCAAATAATCGCTTAACAACAAACCAAGGTGCTCCAGTTGGAGACAACCAAAATTCTCGTACAGCTGGTCGTCGTGGACCGGTATTATTAGAAGACTATCATTTAGTAGAAAAACTTGCGCACTTTGATCGTGAACGTATTCCGGAGCGTGTTGTGCATGCACGTGGTGCAGGTGCTCACGGTGTATTCGTAACGAGAAATAGTATGAAGCAATATACGAAAGCAGCATTTTTACAAAATGAAGGAACTGAAACGCCTGTATTTGTTCGTTTTTCAACGGTTATTCATGGTCAAGGTTCTCCTGAAACAGCACGTGACCCACGTGGGTTCGCTGTTAAATTTTATACAGAAGAAGGAAACTACGATATCGTAGGTAATCATTTACCAGTTTTCTTCATTCGTGATGCAATTAAATTCCCTGATATGGTTCATTCTTTAAAACCAGCACCGGATACAAATATTCAAACGCCAGATCGTTATTGGGATTTCATGACGTTAACTCCAGAATCTACACATATGATGACATGGGTATTTTCTGATTACGGTACACCAGCAAGCTATCGTGAAATGGAAGGTTTCGGCGTCCATTCATTTAAATGGATTAATGAAGAAGGTAAAATTGTTTACATTAAATACCACTGGAAACCACAACAAGATGTACGTAACTTAAATGCGAAAGAAGTGCAAGAAGTACAAGGGAAAGACTTCAACCATGCAACTCGTGACTTGTTCGATGCAATCGAAAAAGGAAGTCATCCGAAATGGGATTTACACGTACAAGTTATGCAATTAGATGAAATGGATTCTTTAGACTTTGATCCACTAGATCCAACGAAAGTATGGCCAGAAGATCGCTTCCCATTAATTGAAGTAGGGACGATGACGTTAAATCGTAACCCGAAAAACTTCTTCGCAGAAGTAGAGCAAGTGGCGTTCTCTCCAAGTGCAACTGTAAATGGTATTGAACCATCTGAAGATAAATTATTACAAGGTCGTTTATTCTCTTATCCAGATACACAGCGTTACCGTCTGGGGGCAAATTATTTACAAATTCCAGTAAACTGCCCGTACGCAGCTGTTAACAACCAACAACGTGATGGCGCGATGCAAATGAATCAAAATCCATCTACAATTAACTACGAACCGAGCCGTCATACTGAAAATCCAGTTGAAGATAAGGCTTACCGCGATTCAACTATGAAAGTAGAAGGTTATGTATCTCGTGAAAAAATCGAGAAACCAAATGACTTTAAACAAGCAGGTGAGCGTTACCGTTCATTCTCTAAAGAAGAGCAAGCTAACTTAATTGCAAACTTAACAAATGACTTAAAAGACGTAAATGAACGCACGAAATTACTAGCTGTTTGTAACTTCTTCCGTGCAGATCAAGAATACGGTATGCGTTTAGCGCAGGCATTAAATGTTGATATTACGCAATATGTAGGAAATGCTCCGAAATAA
- the hemH gene encoding ferrochelatase, translating to MTKKKIGLLVMAYGTPESLDDVEAYYTHIRHGRKPSEEALEDLIGRYKAIGGISPLAKITKEQAHKLTDSMNNIFTEYEFTCYLGLKHTAPFIEDAVEEMKRDGIEQAISIVLAPHYSTFSIKAYNERAICLSKEIKGPVIEPIEQWYDEPKFISYWADQIKETFTNIINKEKAVVIFSAHSLPEKIIAAGDPYVEQLKHTADLIAEAANIQNYTIGWQSAGNTPDPWIGPDVQDLTKDLYEEHGYESFIYCPVGFVAEHLEVLYDNDYECKVVTDELNAKYFRPNMPNAQSAFIDCLAEIVSEKVKEIVDKDLVLNNN from the coding sequence ATGACAAAGAAAAAAATAGGTTTACTCGTAATGGCGTATGGAACACCAGAATCATTAGACGATGTAGAGGCATATTATACACATATCCGTCACGGGCGTAAGCCGTCAGAAGAAGCGCTTGAAGATTTAATTGGGCGCTATAAAGCGATTGGTGGAATTTCGCCGCTTGCAAAAATTACGAAAGAGCAGGCGCATAAATTAACAGATTCAATGAATAACATATTTACAGAGTATGAATTTACTTGTTACTTAGGTTTAAAACATACTGCGCCATTTATAGAAGATGCTGTAGAGGAAATGAAGCGAGATGGAATTGAGCAGGCAATTAGTATTGTGTTAGCGCCGCATTATTCGACTTTTAGCATTAAAGCGTATAATGAGCGCGCAATTTGCCTATCAAAAGAAATAAAAGGTCCTGTTATTGAACCGATTGAGCAGTGGTACGACGAACCAAAATTTATTTCTTATTGGGCAGATCAAATAAAAGAGACGTTTACTAATATTATAAATAAAGAGAAAGCCGTCGTAATTTTTTCGGCGCATAGTTTGCCAGAAAAAATTATTGCAGCAGGAGACCCATATGTAGAGCAACTAAAGCACACTGCAGATTTAATTGCAGAAGCTGCAAATATTCAAAACTATACAATTGGTTGGCAAAGTGCTGGGAATACTCCAGATCCATGGATTGGTCCAGATGTGCAAGATTTAACGAAAGATTTATATGAAGAGCATGGGTATGAATCTTTCATATATTGTCCAGTTGGTTTTGTGGCGGAGCATTTAGAAGTTTTATATGACAACGATTATGAGTGTAAAGTTGTAACTGATGAATTAAATGCCAAATATTTTAGACCGAATATGCCAAATGCACAATCTGCATTTATCGACTGTTTGGCTGAAATTGTTTCCGAAAAAGTGAAGGAAATAGTTGACAAAGATTTAGTTTTGAATAATAATTAG
- the rocD gene encoding ornithine aminotransferase produces MIQTKDIIELTDTYGANNYHPLPIVISKAEGVWVEDPEGNRYMDLLSAYSAVNQGHRHPKIINALIDQANRVTLTSRAFHSDQLGPWYEKVAKLTNKEMVLPMNTGAEAVETAIKTVRRWAYDVKKVEANRAEIIVCEDNFHGRTMGSVSMSSNEEYKRGFGPMLPGIVVIPYGDLEALKAAITPNTAAFILEPIQGEAGINIPPAGYLKEALEVCKKENVLFVADEIQTGLGRTGKVFACDWDDVTPDMYILGKALGGGVFPISCVAANRDILGVFEPGSHGSTFGGNPLACAVSIAALEVLEEEKLTERSLQLGEKLVGQLKEIDNPMITEVRGKGLFIGIELNEPARPYCEQLKAAGLLCKETHENVIRIAPPLVISEEDLEWAFQKIKAVLS; encoded by the coding sequence ATGATTCAAACTAAGGATATTATCGAACTTACAGACACATACGGAGCAAATAACTATCACCCACTTCCAATCGTTATTTCTAAAGCAGAAGGTGTTTGGGTAGAAGATCCTGAAGGAAACCGCTATATGGACTTATTAAGTGCATATTCTGCAGTAAACCAAGGTCATCGTCACCCGAAAATTATTAACGCTTTAATTGACCAAGCTAATCGTGTTACGTTAACTTCTCGTGCTTTCCATAGCGATCAATTAGGTCCTTGGTACGAAAAAGTTGCGAAACTAACTAATAAAGAAATGGTACTTCCAATGAACACAGGTGCTGAAGCTGTTGAAACTGCAATTAAAACAGTTCGTCGCTGGGCTTATGATGTGAAGAAAGTAGAAGCAAACCGTGCTGAAATCATCGTTTGTGAAGATAACTTCCACGGACGTACAATGGGTTCTGTTTCTATGTCTTCAAACGAAGAGTACAAGCGTGGATTCGGTCCAATGCTTCCTGGCATCGTTGTAATTCCTTACGGTGATTTAGAAGCATTAAAAGCCGCAATTACACCAAACACAGCAGCATTCATTTTAGAGCCAATTCAAGGTGAAGCAGGAATTAATATCCCACCAGCTGGTTACTTAAAAGAAGCTCTTGAAGTATGTAAAAAAGAAAACGTTTTATTCGTAGCAGATGAAATTCAAACAGGCTTAGGCCGTACTGGTAAAGTATTCGCTTGTGACTGGGACGATGTAACTCCTGACATGTACATACTTGGTAAAGCACTTGGTGGCGGTGTGTTCCCGATTTCTTGCGTTGCAGCAAACCGCGACATTTTAGGTGTATTTGAGCCAGGTTCTCACGGTTCTACATTCGGTGGTAACCCACTTGCATGTGCTGTGTCTATCGCAGCCCTTGAAGTGTTAGAAGAAGAAAAATTAACAGAGCGTTCTCTTCAATTAGGAGAAAAATTAGTTGGGCAATTAAAAGAAATTGATAACCCAATGATCACTGAAGTTCGCGGTAAAGGTTTATTCATCGGTATCGAATTAAACGAGCCAGCTCGTCCTTACTGTGAACAACTAAAAGCAGCTGGGCTACTATGTAAAGAAACACACGAAAACGTAATTCGTATCGCACCACCTCTAGTAATCTCTGAAGAAGATTTAGAGTGGGCATTCCAAAAAATTAAAGCTGTATTATCGTAA
- the gerPB gene encoding spore germination protein GerPB, whose translation MNLYVNQSIIINSIKIDSITTSSVFQIGTAGSIKALSKFSNTGGFTEPLRPLQAKGQIISIKPSTSSS comes from the coding sequence TTGAATTTGTATGTAAACCAAAGTATCATCATCAACAGTATTAAAATTGATAGCATCACAACCTCTTCTGTATTCCAAATTGGTACTGCTGGAAGTATTAAAGCCCTATCTAAATTTTCAAATACGGGCGGATTTACGGAGCCACTTCGCCCATTACAGGCAAAAGGACAAATTATTTCTATCAAACCATCAACTAGTTCTTCTTAA
- the gerPF gene encoding spore germination protein GerPF, with amino-acid sequence MPSVVGNLVVQNSNGSFNLGDFYNVSPKENTKAYNGSGASNVGFVVNTFSGVSATNTFDSDVADQDQIGTA; translated from the coding sequence ATGCCTTCGGTTGTAGGAAATCTCGTCGTTCAAAACAGTAACGGCTCTTTCAACTTAGGAGATTTTTATAACGTGTCTCCGAAAGAAAACACGAAAGCCTATAACGGATCTGGAGCTTCCAATGTTGGGTTTGTTGTGAATACTTTTAGCGGTGTTAGTGCAACAAATACGTTTGATTCTGATGTGGCGGATCAAGATCAGATTGGAACAGCGTAA